A genomic stretch from Enterobacter dykesii includes:
- the yegS gene encoding lipid kinase YegS — MATYPDSLLILNGKSAGNDLLRQAIIGLRDDGARIHVRVTWEKGDAARYINEALGLGVSTIISGGGDGTINEIASALINLPIADRPVMGILPLGTANDFASSAGIPEELEKALQLAILGKATAVDIAQVNDKTCFINMATGGFGTRITSETPEKLKAALGGVSYLIHGLMRMDTLKPDRCEIRGEDFQWQGDALVIGIGNGRQAGGGQQLCPEALINDGQLQLRIFTGDGLLPALFTTLTQPEESPNIIAGKSAWFEVNAPHGMTFNLDGEPLSGTQFRIEVLPGALQCRLPPDCVLLR; from the coding sequence ATGGCAACCTATCCAGACAGTTTATTGATTCTCAATGGCAAAAGTGCGGGCAACGATCTGCTGCGTCAGGCCATCATAGGTTTGCGTGACGATGGCGCGCGCATTCACGTTCGGGTGACGTGGGAAAAAGGCGACGCGGCACGCTATATCAATGAAGCTCTCGGGCTTGGCGTCAGCACAATCATTTCCGGCGGCGGCGATGGTACCATCAATGAGATCGCCTCTGCGCTTATCAACCTGCCCATAGCAGACCGGCCGGTGATGGGCATTTTACCGCTCGGCACCGCCAATGATTTTGCCTCCAGCGCCGGGATCCCGGAAGAGCTGGAGAAGGCGCTTCAGCTGGCGATCCTCGGCAAGGCCACCGCTGTGGATATCGCACAGGTGAATGATAAAACCTGCTTTATCAATATGGCGACCGGCGGGTTTGGCACGCGCATCACCAGCGAAACGCCGGAAAAGCTGAAGGCGGCGCTGGGCGGCGTGTCGTACCTGATCCACGGCCTGATGCGCATGGACACCCTCAAGCCTGACCGATGCGAAATTCGCGGCGAGGATTTTCAGTGGCAGGGTGACGCGCTGGTAATTGGGATTGGCAACGGACGTCAGGCGGGCGGTGGACAGCAGCTCTGCCCGGAGGCGCTGATTAATGACGGACAGCTTCAGCTGCGTATTTTCACGGGCGACGGCCTGCTGCCCGCGCTGTTTACCACGCTGACGCAGCCGGAAGAGAGTCCAAATATCATCGCCGGGAAATCGGCGTGGTTTGAAGTGAATGCTCCCCACGGGATGACCTTTAACCTCGACGGAGAGCCGCTGAGCGGAACGCAGTTCCGCATTGAGGTATTGCCCGGCGCGCTGCAGTGTCGGCTACCGCCGGACTGCGTGCTTTTGCGCTGA
- a CDS encoding DUF523 domain-containing protein has translation MMNKILVSACLMGFKVRYNGSEKARMNEQLIRWQQEQRLVIHCPELAAGLPVPRPPAEIMSADGKDVMRGQARIRENTGQDVTEQYQLAAWLALHAAQESGCSAALLTDGSPTCGSQFIFDGSFRGIHKAGRGVAASLLAEHGIAVFSEGQIDELIAWVEEREGKKISPRKGDYAG, from the coding sequence ATGATGAATAAAATTTTGGTAAGCGCGTGCCTGATGGGCTTTAAGGTTCGTTATAACGGAAGTGAAAAAGCGCGAATGAACGAGCAGCTCATTCGCTGGCAGCAGGAACAGCGTCTGGTTATCCACTGCCCTGAACTTGCGGCCGGGCTGCCTGTACCTCGTCCTCCGGCAGAGATTATGTCCGCTGATGGCAAAGACGTAATGCGCGGGCAAGCCAGAATTAGGGAAAATACAGGGCAGGACGTGACTGAGCAGTATCAGCTTGCAGCCTGGCTCGCGCTACACGCTGCTCAGGAGTCGGGGTGTAGCGCAGCGCTTTTAACCGATGGCAGCCCAACGTGCGGCAGTCAGTTTATTTTTGACGGATCGTTTCGCGGGATCCATAAAGCGGGGAGGGGTGTTGCTGCATCGTTGCTCGCAGAGCATGGGATAGCCGTCTTCTCTGAGGGGCAAATCGACGAACTGATTGCCTGGGTTGAGGAGAGAGAAGGCAAAAAAATAAGCCCGCGTAAGGGAGATTACGCAGGCTAA
- a CDS encoding GntR family transcriptional regulator yields MEQAHTRLIAQLNERIAAPDNTPLYLKFAETVKNAVRSGVLEHGNILPGERDLSQLTGVSRITVRKAMQALEEEGVVTRSRGYGTQINNIFEYSLKEARGFSQQVVLRGQKPNTLWVNKRVVKCPEEVANHLSIPPDSEVFLLKRIRYVDDDAVSIEESWVPVGLIPDPDAIGISLYDYFRSQNIFPQRTRSRVSARMPDSEFQAHIKMDEKIPVLVIKQVALDQQHRPIEYSISYCRSDLYVFVCEE; encoded by the coding sequence ATGGAACAAGCGCATACCCGGTTAATCGCTCAACTGAATGAACGGATCGCCGCGCCTGACAACACGCCGCTGTACCTGAAATTTGCCGAAACGGTAAAAAACGCGGTGCGCAGCGGGGTGCTGGAGCACGGGAATATTTTGCCCGGCGAGCGCGATCTGAGCCAGTTAACCGGGGTGTCGCGCATCACCGTGCGAAAGGCGATGCAGGCGCTGGAGGAAGAGGGCGTGGTGACGCGCTCCCGTGGCTATGGCACGCAAATCAACAATATCTTTGAATATTCGCTGAAAGAGGCGCGCGGCTTTTCCCAGCAGGTGGTGCTGCGCGGCCAAAAACCTAATACGCTGTGGGTCAACAAGCGGGTGGTGAAATGCCCGGAAGAGGTCGCAAACCATCTGTCGATCCCTCCGGATAGCGAGGTCTTTTTGCTCAAGCGCATTCGCTATGTGGATGACGATGCGGTGTCGATTGAAGAGTCCTGGGTCCCGGTTGGGCTCATTCCCGATCCGGATGCGATTGGCATTTCGCTGTACGACTACTTCCGCAGTCAGAATATTTTCCCGCAGCGCACCCGTTCACGGGTCAGCGCCCGCATGCCGGACAGCGAGTTTCAGGCGCACATTAAGATGGACGAAAAAATACCGGTGCTGGTAATCAAGCAGGTCGCGCTTGACCAACAGCACCGGCCGATTGAGTACAGCATCAGCTACTGTCGTAGCGATCTATACGTCTTTGTGTGCGAGGAGTAA
- the fbaB gene encoding class I fructose-bisphosphate aldolase, with the protein MTDIAQLLGKDADSLLQHRCMTIPADQLYLPGHDYVDRVMIDNNRPPAVLRNMQTLYNTGRLGGTGYLSILPVDQGVEHSAGASFAANPLYFDPKNIVELAIEAGCNCVASTYGVLASVSRRYAHRIPFLVKLNHNETLSYPTEYDQTLYASVEQAFNMGAVAVGATIYFGSEQSRRQIEEISAAFERAHELGMVTVLWAYLRNNAFKKDGVDYHVSADLTGQANHLAATIGADIVKQKMAENNGGYKAVNFGYTDDRVYSKLTSDNPIDLVRYQLANCYMGRAGLINSGGAAGGDTDLSDAVRTAVINKRAGGMGLILGRKAFKKSMADGVKLINAVQDVYLDSKVTIA; encoded by the coding sequence ATGACTGATATTGCGCAGTTGCTTGGCAAAGACGCCGACAGCCTTTTACAGCATCGTTGTATGACCATTCCAGCCGACCAGCTGTATCTGCCTGGTCACGACTACGTTGACCGCGTGATGATCGATAACAACCGTCCGCCTGCTGTCCTGCGAAATATGCAGACGCTTTACAACACCGGGCGGCTCGGCGGCACCGGGTATCTCTCTATCCTACCGGTGGACCAGGGCGTTGAGCACTCTGCGGGCGCCTCTTTTGCGGCGAATCCGCTCTATTTCGATCCGAAGAACATTGTTGAGCTGGCGATTGAAGCGGGCTGTAACTGCGTGGCGTCTACCTACGGCGTGCTGGCCTCGGTTTCGCGTCGCTATGCCCACCGCATTCCGTTCCTTGTGAAGCTGAACCATAACGAAACCCTTAGCTATCCAACCGAATATGACCAGACCCTCTACGCCAGCGTCGAGCAGGCGTTCAACATGGGCGCGGTGGCGGTAGGGGCGACGATTTACTTCGGCTCCGAACAGTCGCGCCGTCAGATTGAAGAGATCTCCGCGGCGTTTGAGCGCGCGCACGAGCTGGGCATGGTCACCGTACTGTGGGCATATCTGCGCAACAACGCGTTCAAGAAAGACGGCGTGGATTACCACGTGTCTGCCGACCTGACCGGGCAGGCGAACCACCTGGCGGCGACCATCGGCGCGGATATCGTGAAGCAGAAAATGGCCGAGAATAACGGCGGCTACAAAGCGGTGAACTTTGGCTACACCGACGATCGCGTTTACAGCAAGCTGACCAGCGATAACCCGATCGACCTGGTGCGCTACCAGCTGGCGAACTGCTACATGGGCCGTGCGGGGCTGATCAACTCCGGCGGCGCGGCGGGCGGTGATACCGACCTGTCAGACGCGGTGCGTACGGCGGTGATCAACAAACGTGCGGGCGGCATGGGGCTGATCCTTGGACGCAAGGCGTTCAAGAAATCGATGGCCGACGGCGTGAAGCTGATCAATGCGGTTCAGGACGTCTATCTGGACAGCAAAGTCACGATTGCCTGA
- a CDS encoding ADP-ribosylglycohydrolase family protein: MKQERVLGALYGQALGDAMGMPSELWPRKRVKAHFGWIDRFLPGPAENNAACYFKQAEFTDDTSMALCLADALIECDGEINADVIGKHILRWALDFDAFNKNVLGPTSKIALNAIRDGKPVSELDNNGVTNGAAMRASPLGCLLPATRLEHFVEQVALASSPTHKSDLAIAGAVVIAWAVSRAVDGESWQNIVDALPGIARYAQEAKTTTFSASLAARIELALKAVREANGVESASEQVYQLVGAGTSTIESVPAAIAMVELAGTDPNRCAILCANLGGDTDTIGAMATAICGALHGVQAIDPVLKAELDAVNRLDFGHYCEKLLHYREQREGV, from the coding sequence ATGAAACAAGAACGTGTTCTCGGTGCCCTTTACGGGCAGGCGTTAGGGGATGCGATGGGCATGCCGTCGGAGCTGTGGCCGAGAAAGCGCGTCAAAGCGCACTTCGGCTGGATCGACCGCTTTTTACCCGGCCCGGCAGAGAATAATGCGGCCTGCTATTTCAAACAGGCAGAGTTCACCGACGATACCTCAATGGCGCTGTGCCTGGCGGACGCGCTCATCGAGTGCGACGGGGAGATTAACGCGGACGTTATCGGCAAGCATATTCTGCGCTGGGCGCTCGATTTCGACGCGTTTAATAAGAACGTGCTCGGCCCGACCTCCAAAATCGCGCTTAATGCGATTCGCGACGGCAAGCCGGTTAGCGAACTGGACAACAACGGCGTAACCAACGGGGCGGCGATGCGCGCCTCCCCGCTGGGCTGCCTGCTTCCGGCTACGCGTCTGGAACACTTTGTTGAGCAGGTGGCGCTGGCCTCCAGCCCGACCCATAAATCGGACCTCGCCATTGCCGGCGCGGTGGTGATTGCCTGGGCGGTTTCGCGCGCCGTCGACGGCGAAAGCTGGCAGAACATCGTCGATGCCCTGCCGGGTATCGCCCGCTATGCGCAGGAGGCGAAAACCACCACCTTCAGCGCGTCGCTGGCGGCACGTATTGAGCTGGCGCTTAAGGCCGTACGGGAAGCCAACGGGGTTGAGTCCGCCAGCGAGCAGGTTTACCAGCTCGTGGGGGCCGGAACCAGCACCATTGAGTCCGTTCCGGCGGCCATTGCGATGGTCGAACTGGCGGGAACCGACCCGAACCGCTGCGCCATTTTATGCGCCAATCTGGGCGGCGACACCGACACCATTGGCGCAATGGCGACGGCCATCTGCGGCGCGCTCCACGGCGTCCAGGCGATTGACCCGGTGCTCAAAGCCGAACTCGACGCCGTCAACCGGCTCGATTTCGGCCACTATTGCGAGAAACTGCTGCACTACCGGGAGCAAAGGGAGGGCGTATGA
- the thiD gene encoding bifunctional hydroxymethylpyrimidine kinase/phosphomethylpyrimidine kinase gives MKRINALTIAGTDPSGGAGIQADLKTFSALGAYGCSVITALVAQNTRGVQSVYRIEPDFVAAQLDSVFSDVRIDTTKIGMLAETDIVEAVAERLKRYQVQNVVLDTVMLAKSGDPLLSASAVETLRNKLLPQVALITPNLPEAAALLGTSHAQTEREMKEQGYALLAMGCGAVLMKGGHLDDAESPDWLFTRDGEVRFTAPRVQTKNTHGTGCTLSAALAALRPRHDGWADTVREAKIWLSAALAKADTLEVGHGIGPVHHFHAWW, from the coding sequence ATGAAACGGATTAACGCCCTGACCATTGCCGGCACCGATCCCAGCGGCGGCGCGGGTATCCAGGCCGATCTCAAAACCTTCTCGGCCCTTGGCGCGTACGGCTGCTCGGTCATTACCGCGCTGGTGGCGCAAAACACGCGCGGCGTGCAGTCGGTCTACCGTATCGAGCCGGATTTTGTTGCCGCGCAGCTGGATTCAGTGTTCAGCGACGTGCGCATCGACACCACCAAGATCGGCATGCTGGCCGAGACGGACATTGTGGAAGCGGTGGCGGAGCGGCTTAAGCGCTATCAGGTGCAAAACGTGGTGCTGGATACCGTCATGCTGGCAAAAAGCGGCGATCCGCTGCTCTCCGCCTCCGCCGTCGAGACGCTGCGCAATAAGCTGTTGCCGCAGGTGGCGCTTATCACGCCCAATCTGCCGGAGGCCGCCGCGCTGTTGGGCACATCGCATGCGCAAACTGAACGCGAGATGAAGGAGCAGGGATACGCGCTGCTGGCGATGGGCTGCGGGGCGGTGCTGATGAAAGGGGGGCATCTTGACGACGCTGAAAGCCCGGACTGGCTGTTTACCCGCGACGGCGAAGTACGCTTTACCGCGCCGCGCGTGCAGACCAAAAACACCCACGGCACGGGCTGCACGCTCTCCGCCGCGCTGGCGGCGCTGCGCCCGCGGCATGACGGCTGGGCCGATACGGTGCGCGAAGCGAAAATCTGGCTCTCGGCGGCGCTGGCAAAAGCCGATACTCTGGAAGTGGGTCACGGTATTGGGCCGGTTCATCATTTTCATGCATGGTGGTAA
- a CDS encoding nucleotidyltransferase domain-containing protein translates to MKKIIDNIPLDCLVVIGSHARGDDDRHSDVDLLGIVKNSQPEMINVKKINLAIYSEHDMSQMMQSGNLFALHIVNEGIPLTNELLFKKLCTCFTYKDSYARDKKVSYLMGSMILGHRESITNWAVVNKRIAWCVRTYILSLMAEKRTPMFSKNEIAFFGSHAHKELSYADLLELINAKQVNGYSENIFNTFIRFMNSIIYCQPSVAETNIIFNEESILQHTFDRMQSNHYR, encoded by the coding sequence AAAAAAATTATTGATAACATTCCCTTAGATTGTTTAGTGGTTATTGGCTCTCATGCCAGAGGGGATGACGACCGCCATTCAGACGTGGACTTACTTGGGATTGTAAAGAATAGTCAACCCGAAATGATTAATGTAAAAAAAATTAATCTTGCAATCTATTCCGAGCATGACATGTCTCAGATGATGCAATCAGGAAATCTATTTGCATTGCACATTGTAAATGAAGGAATACCTTTAACAAATGAATTGTTATTTAAAAAGCTTTGCACTTGTTTCACATATAAGGATTCTTACGCACGAGATAAAAAAGTTTCTTACTTAATGGGGTCTATGATTTTAGGGCATCGCGAATCTATCACAAACTGGGCAGTTGTGAATAAAAGAATTGCTTGGTGCGTAAGAACTTATATTCTTTCTTTGATGGCTGAAAAAAGAACCCCCATGTTTTCAAAAAATGAAATTGCTTTTTTTGGCTCTCACGCACATAAAGAATTATCTTACGCAGATCTTTTAGAGTTAATTAATGCAAAACAAGTTAATGGTTATTCAGAAAATATCTTTAACACTTTTATCCGTTTTATGAATTCAATTATATATTGCCAACCCTCTGTAGCGGAAACCAATATAATATTTAATGAAGAAAGTATATTGCAACATACTTTCGATAGGATGCAATCAAACCATTATCGTTAA
- the thiM gene encoding hydroxyethylthiazole kinase produces MQPDLLDLHVLHHFRTRSPLTHCMTNDVVQTFTANVLLALGASPAMVIEAEEAEQFASIADALLVNVGTLTSPRAQAMRRAIESAVAAGKPWTLDPVAAGALTFRTRFCHQILALKPAAIRGNASEILALAEMSAGGRGVDTTDTAASAVPAAQALARQTNAVVVVTGEVDYITDGQRTRTVTGGDPLMTRVVGTGCALSAVVAASCSLPGDRMDNVTAACGWMKRAGTVAVAQSRGPGSFASAFLDALYTLEEQP; encoded by the coding sequence ATGCAGCCTGACCTGCTCGATTTACACGTTTTACACCACTTCCGAACCCGTTCTCCGCTGACCCACTGTATGACCAACGATGTCGTACAGACCTTCACGGCCAACGTTTTGCTGGCGCTTGGCGCATCACCCGCGATGGTGATTGAGGCCGAAGAGGCTGAACAGTTTGCCAGCATCGCCGATGCGCTGCTGGTTAACGTTGGTACGCTGACCTCGCCGCGCGCCCAGGCGATGCGTCGCGCAATAGAAAGCGCGGTGGCGGCAGGCAAGCCCTGGACGCTGGACCCGGTTGCCGCGGGTGCCCTTACGTTCCGCACCCGTTTTTGCCATCAAATCCTTGCCCTGAAACCGGCCGCCATTCGCGGCAATGCCTCAGAGATTCTGGCCCTTGCCGAAATGAGCGCGGGCGGGCGCGGTGTCGATACAACCGATACCGCAGCCAGCGCGGTGCCCGCTGCACAGGCGCTGGCGCGCCAGACCAATGCCGTTGTGGTCGTCACCGGTGAGGTGGATTACATCACTGACGGGCAACGCACCCGCACGGTAACGGGCGGCGATCCGTTGATGACGCGCGTAGTGGGAACCGGATGCGCGCTTTCTGCCGTTGTGGCGGCGAGCTGCTCGCTGCCGGGCGACCGGATGGATAACGTCACTGCCGCCTGCGGATGGATGAAGCGAGCCGGAACGGTGGCCGTTGCGCAGTCACGCGGGCCAGGCAGTTTTGCCAGCGCGTTCCTGGATGCGCTCTATACGCTGGAGGAGCAGCCATGA
- a CDS encoding nucleoside permease, protein MKTKVQLSFMMFVEWFIWGAWFVPLWLWLSKSGFTAGEIGWSYACTAIAAILSPILVGSLTDRFFAAQKVLSVLMFAGAILMYFAAQQTQFSTFFPLLLVYSLTYMPTIALTNSIAFANVDDVEADFPRIRVMGTIGWIASGLACGFLPQMLGYSDISDTNIPLLMTAASSALLGVFALFLPNTPPKSTGKLDFKVMLGLDALILLRDRNFLVFFFCSFLFAMPLAFYYIFANGYLTEVGMKNATGWMTLGQFSEIFFMLALPFFTKRFGIKKVLLLGLITAAIRYGFFVYGGAEQYFTYALLFLGILLHGVSYDFYYVTAYIYVDKKAPVHMRTAAQGLITLCCQGFGSLLGYRLGGVMMEKMFAYKEPVNGLTFNWAGMWTFGAIMIAVIAVLFMLFFRESDKEIAAIAVVDGDAALTQGEVK, encoded by the coding sequence ATGAAAACGAAAGTCCAACTGTCATTCATGATGTTTGTTGAATGGTTTATCTGGGGCGCATGGTTTGTGCCGCTGTGGCTGTGGCTGAGCAAAAGCGGTTTTACCGCCGGGGAAATCGGCTGGTCTTACGCCTGTACCGCCATTGCCGCGATCCTCTCGCCGATTCTGGTCGGCTCGCTGACGGACCGCTTCTTCGCCGCGCAGAAAGTGCTGTCAGTGCTGATGTTCGCCGGCGCGATTCTGATGTACTTCGCCGCGCAGCAAACCCAGTTCAGCACCTTCTTCCCGCTGCTTTTGGTTTACTCCCTGACCTATATGCCGACCATCGCGCTGACCAACAGTATCGCCTTTGCCAACGTGGACGACGTCGAGGCCGATTTCCCGCGTATCCGCGTGATGGGCACTATCGGCTGGATCGCCTCCGGGCTGGCGTGCGGGTTCCTGCCGCAGATGCTGGGCTACAGCGATATTTCCGACACCAATATCCCGCTGCTGATGACGGCAGCCAGCTCCGCCCTGCTCGGCGTCTTTGCCCTGTTCCTGCCAAATACGCCGCCGAAAAGTACCGGCAAGCTGGACTTCAAAGTGATGCTGGGGCTGGACGCGCTGATCCTGCTGCGCGACAGAAACTTTCTGGTGTTCTTCTTCTGCTCGTTCCTGTTCGCCATGCCGCTGGCCTTCTATTACATCTTCGCCAACGGCTACCTCACCGAAGTGGGGATGAAAAACGCCACCGGCTGGATGACGCTCGGCCAGTTCTCCGAAATCTTCTTTATGCTCGCCCTGCCGTTCTTTACCAAACGCTTTGGTATTAAGAAGGTCTTACTGCTGGGTCTGATTACCGCCGCCATCCGCTACGGGTTCTTTGTTTACGGCGGAGCGGAACAATACTTTACCTACGCCCTATTGTTCCTCGGCATTCTGCTGCACGGCGTGAGCTATGACTTCTACTACGTCACCGCGTATATCTACGTGGACAAAAAAGCGCCGGTGCATATGCGTACCGCCGCGCAGGGTCTGATTACGCTGTGCTGTCAGGGCTTTGGCAGCCTGCTGGGTTACCGCCTGGGCGGCGTGATGATGGAAAAAATGTTCGCCTACAAAGAGCCGGTGAATGGGCTGACCTTCAACTGGGCCGGAATGTGGACGTTTGGTGCAATCATGATTGCCGTGATTGCCGTGCTGTTTATGCTGTTTTTCCGCGAATCGGATAAAGAGATCGCCGCCATTGCGGTGGTTGATGGCGATGCCGCGCTGACACAAGGGGAAGTTAAATGA
- the yegQ gene encoding tRNA 5-hydroxyuridine modification protein YegQ produces the protein MFKPELLSPAGTLQNMRYAFAYGADAVYAGQPRYSLRVRNNEFNHENLQLGINEAHALGKKFYVVVNIAPHNAKLKTFIRDLKPVVDMGPDALIMSDPGLIMLVRENFPEMDIHLSVQANAVNWATVKFWKQMGLTRVILSRELSLEEIEEIRTQVPDMEIEIFVHGALCMAYSGRCLLSGYINKRDPNQGTCTNACRWEYNVQEGKEDDVGNIVHKHEPIPVTNVEPTLGIGAPTDSVFMIEEAKRPGEYMTAFEDEHGTYIMNSKDLRAIAHVERLTQMGVHSLKIEGRTKSYYYCARTAQVYRKAIDDAAAGKPFDTSLLETLEGLAHRGYTEGFLRRHTHDDYQNYEHGYSVSERQQFVGDFTGERKGALAAVAVKNKFTKGDSLELMTPQGNMNFTLEHLENGKGEAIDVAPGDGHTVWLPVPEEVELKFALLMRNFNGESTRNPHGK, from the coding sequence ATGTTTAAACCGGAACTCCTTTCCCCGGCGGGAACGCTGCAAAATATGCGTTACGCTTTCGCCTATGGTGCCGACGCCGTTTATGCGGGCCAGCCGCGCTACTCGCTGCGCGTGCGCAACAACGAATTCAACCACGAGAACCTGCAGCTCGGCATCAACGAAGCGCATGCCCTGGGCAAAAAATTCTACGTGGTCGTGAACATCGCGCCGCACAACGCCAAGCTGAAAACGTTCATTCGCGATCTGAAGCCCGTTGTGGATATGGGGCCGGACGCGCTGATCATGTCGGACCCGGGTTTAATCATGCTGGTTCGGGAGAACTTCCCGGAGATGGATATTCACCTCTCCGTACAGGCTAACGCCGTCAACTGGGCGACGGTGAAGTTCTGGAAGCAGATGGGGTTGACCCGCGTCATCCTGTCCCGCGAGCTTTCGCTGGAAGAGATTGAAGAGATCCGCACCCAGGTGCCGGATATGGAAATCGAAATCTTCGTTCACGGCGCGCTGTGCATGGCCTACTCCGGCCGCTGCCTTCTCTCCGGCTATATCAACAAGCGCGACCCGAACCAGGGCACCTGCACCAACGCCTGCCGCTGGGAATATAACGTCCAGGAAGGCAAAGAGGATGACGTCGGTAATATCGTGCACAAGCACGAGCCTATTCCGGTGACCAACGTTGAGCCTACGCTGGGCATCGGTGCGCCAACCGACAGCGTGTTTATGATTGAAGAAGCCAAACGTCCGGGCGAGTACATGACCGCCTTTGAAGACGAGCACGGCACCTACATCATGAACTCGAAAGATCTGCGCGCCATCGCCCACGTTGAGCGTCTGACACAGATGGGCGTGCACTCTCTTAAAATCGAAGGCCGCACCAAATCCTATTACTACTGCGCGCGCACAGCGCAGGTGTACCGCAAAGCCATCGACGATGCGGCGGCCGGTAAACCGTTCGATACCAGCCTGCTGGAAACTCTGGAAGGCCTGGCGCACCGCGGCTATACCGAAGGATTCCTGCGTCGTCATACTCACGATGACTACCAGAACTACGAGCACGGCTACTCCGTTTCCGAGCGCCAGCAGTTTGTCGGCGACTTCACCGGCGAGCGCAAAGGCGCGCTGGCGGCCGTGGCGGTGAAAAACAAATTCACCAAAGGCGACAGCCTGGAGCTGATGACCCCGCAGGGCAACATGAACTTCACGCTGGAACATCTGGAAAACGGCAAAGGCGAGGCGATTGACGTGGCGCCGGGCGACGGGCATACCGTCTGGCTGCCGGTTCCGGAAGAGGTGGAGCTGAAGTTTGCGCTGCTGATGCGTAACTTCAACGGTGAAAGCACCCGAAACCCACACGGCAAATAG
- a CDS encoding PfkB family carbohydrate kinase: protein MNSFAQRLDTLHAARPVTVLGAAVIDVIADAYALPWRGCDIELKQQSVNIGGCALNIAIALKRLGIASQNALPVGHGVWADIIRNAMAKQDLHSAIEAETGDNGWCLALVEPDGERTFMSFSGVENQWQQRWLDVLNVPSNSLVYLSGYQLASSCGELLTRWLEGLQDVTAFIDFGPRIADIPDALMARIMACRPIVSLNRQEAEIAAERLGVATENLGVEWQHRFGAALIVRHDKDGAAWYDGDASGIVPPFPATVVDTIGAGDSHAGGTLAGLAAGWSLADAVLLGNAVASWVVSHRGGDCAPTREELLLAHKDV, encoded by the coding sequence ATGAATTCATTTGCCCAACGTCTCGACACCCTGCACGCCGCGCGCCCGGTGACGGTGCTGGGCGCGGCGGTGATTGACGTCATCGCCGACGCCTACGCCCTGCCCTGGCGCGGGTGCGATATCGAGCTCAAACAACAGAGCGTGAATATCGGCGGCTGCGCGCTGAACATTGCCATCGCCCTGAAACGGCTCGGCATTGCGTCGCAAAACGCCCTGCCCGTCGGTCACGGCGTCTGGGCGGATATTATCCGCAACGCGATGGCGAAGCAGGATCTGCACAGCGCCATCGAGGCCGAAACCGGCGATAACGGCTGGTGCCTGGCGCTGGTGGAGCCAGACGGCGAGCGCACCTTTATGTCCTTTAGCGGCGTGGAGAACCAGTGGCAGCAGCGCTGGCTTGATGTGCTCAACGTCCCGTCGAACAGCCTGGTCTATTTATCCGGCTATCAGCTCGCCTCCTCGTGCGGCGAGCTGCTGACGCGCTGGCTGGAGGGGTTGCAGGACGTGACAGCGTTTATCGATTTCGGCCCCCGCATCGCGGATATTCCCGACGCGCTGATGGCGCGGATTATGGCCTGCAGGCCGATCGTCTCGCTTAATCGTCAGGAAGCGGAGATCGCAGCTGAACGACTGGGTGTCGCGACTGAAAACCTGGGTGTGGAGTGGCAGCATCGCTTCGGCGCCGCGCTGATTGTGCGGCATGATAAAGACGGCGCCGCATGGTATGACGGTGACGCCTCGGGCATTGTTCCGCCGTTCCCGGCCACGGTTGTGGACACCATTGGTGCTGGCGACAGCCACGCGGGCGGAACGCTTGCCGGGCTGGCGGCGGGATGGTCACTGGCAGACGCCGTTCTACTGGGGAATGCCGTGGCGTCCTGGGTAGTCAGCCACCGCGGCGGGGACTGCGCCCCGACTCGCGAGGAATTACTCCTCGCACACAAAGACGTATAG